One part of the Oceanihabitans sp. IOP_32 genome encodes these proteins:
- a CDS encoding YeeE/YedE family protein: MEHLLNPWPWYVSGPLMAVVMALLLYFGKSFGMSSNLRTLCSIGGAGKFSDFFKFNWKTQIWNLVVVLGAIIGGYIATQYLSNEAISNLNPTTIKELEGMGFENAGARYVPHELFSLENLNLKNGSLLIIGGLLVGFGTRYAGGCTSGHAISGLSSLQKPSLIAVIGFFIGGLIMANFILPLIF, encoded by the coding sequence ATGGAACACCTATTAAATCCGTGGCCTTGGTATGTATCTGGCCCGTTAATGGCGGTAGTTATGGCACTACTACTCTACTTTGGTAAATCGTTTGGTATGTCGTCTAACCTAAGAACTTTATGCTCCATTGGCGGTGCTGGAAAATTTTCAGATTTTTTTAAATTTAATTGGAAAACTCAAATTTGGAATTTAGTCGTGGTTTTAGGGGCTATAATTGGCGGCTATATAGCAACGCAGTATTTATCTAACGAGGCGATATCCAATTTAAATCCCACAACCATTAAAGAACTGGAAGGCATGGGATTTGAAAATGCTGGAGCTAGATATGTCCCTCATGAGCTATTTAGTTTAGAAAACCTCAACCTAAAAAATGGAAGCCTTTTAATAATTGGTGGCTTACTTGTAGGGTTTGGCACACGTTATGCCGGCGGCTGTACCTCTGGACATGCCATCTCTGGATTAAGCAGTTTACAAAAACCATCACTTATTGCAGTTATAGGTTTCTTTATTGGCGGATTAATTATGGCGAACTTCATTTTGCCCCTAATTTTTTAA